One Bradysia coprophila strain Holo2 chromosome IV unlocalized genomic scaffold, BU_Bcop_v1 contig_144, whole genome shotgun sequence DNA window includes the following coding sequences:
- the LOC119071196 gene encoding uncharacterized protein LOC119071196 — MAARSDKELQRKGHEHECFVCKKECYNTCSRCGEFYCSKACQTVDWREHKYYCFEMPELIMKSTPFNGQQSNNSPKFQSDNWRVVQNLRSGEYRSELVQSSSSENSLQVAESRHSERTENVRNQDEESIRSSQPAVFNFGGYPKNNDDVVITHVRHANVFYIRTCSSGNEYKKNAKAFDDYGRKGIKLLSVPQKNDVVLVLYDGKFLRALVLNVESEEIIEVGLVDTGRKVNKSFRDMRQLSDELKSRERYNFLITLDQIPRKVRPIQFKKLFDFLKNETVFKIQFDGNDWKSCGELRLIAKDSGFPIETLILGNQSNQFNGNDSTVDKNATPVEIDSGLSMETLTLKDEPNNRAAAVETTSIAGNVHSTKTSEKPISLKDLATETLPEVAALIILDNSSIRSGYVSAIAASKVFQLDALYNKVNQFGNVIHEVYEPEPDELCLVQVEGEWYRAMNCGSKFLLIDWGNMEDVDRRNIRRFPQELNDPCYTFVCIIQGAIHKLDEDQIEQLSQLLEIQSEHPDCSCVKVDGELMEYNVKFPKLLNIF; from the coding sequence ATGGCTGCTAGGAGTGATAAGGAATTACAACGAAAGGGACATGAGCATGAGTGTTTTGTTTGCAAGAAAGAGTGTTACAACACATGTAGCCGATGCGGTGAATTTTATTGCTCCAAAGCGTGTCAAACTGTTGATTGGCGTGAGCACAAATACTATTGCTTTGAGATGCCTGAACTGATTATGAAATCAACACCATTCAATGGTCAACAATCCAACAACAGTCCAAAATTTCAAAGTGATAACTGGAGAGTGGTGCAAAATCTACGAAGTGGTGAATATCGTTCTGAGCTGGTGCAATCGAGCTCATCAGAAAATAGTCTTCAAGTAGCTGAATCTCGACATTCCGAACGTACTGAAAACGTTCGCAATCAAGATGAAGAAAGTATCCGGTCTTCACAGCCTGcagttttcaattttggtgGTTATCCAAAAAACAACGATGACGTCGTAATAACTCACGTACGACATGCGAATGTTTTTTACATACGCACCTGTAGCAGTGGCAATGAATATAAAAAGAATGCAAAAGCCTTTGATGATTACGGTAGGAAAGGAATTAAATTGCTGTCCGTGCCACAAAAAAATGATGTTGTTTTGGTGCTGTATGATGGGAAATTTCTTCGTGCCCTTGTTTTGAATGTCGAGTCAGAGGAAATAATCGAAGTCGGTCTAGTTGACACAGGCAGAAAAGTTAATAAATCTTTCCGCGACATGCGGCAACTGAGTGACGAATTAAAAAGTCGTGAACGATACAACTTCCTTATTACATTGGATCAAATCCCGAGGAAAGTGAGgccaattcaattcaaaaaattatttgatttcttGAAGAACGAAACTGTGTTCAAGATACAATTTGACGGAAACGACTGGAAGTCATGCGGAGAATTGAGACTGATTGCAAAGGACAGTGGATTTCCGATAGAAACACTAATTTTAGGAAATCAGTCCAACCAATTTAATGGAAACGACTCGACTGTCGACAAAAATGCTACACCGGTGGAAATAGACAGTGGATTATCCATGGAAACATTAACTTTAAAAGATGAACCGAACAATCGTGCTGCCGCAGTGGAAACCACTTCGATTGCAGGAAACGTCCATTCAACAAAGACATCAGAAAAGCCGATATCGTTGAAAGACCTAGCCACCGAAACTTTACCCGAAGTTGCTGCCCTGATAATTTTGGATAATAGTTCAATTCGTTCGGGATATGTTAGTGCTATTGCTGCCAGCAAAGTGTTTCAATTAGACGCTTTATATAATAAGGTCAACCAATTTGGTAATGTTATCCATGAAGTTTATGAACCCGAACCAGACGAACTGTGTCTGGTTCAGGTTGAAGGTGAATGGTACCGAGCCATGAACTGTGGCTCGAAATTTTTGCTCATTGACTGGGGTAATATGGAAGATGTTGACAGACGTAACATAAGACGTTTTCCACAAGAATTGAACGATCCGTGCTACACGTTCGTTTGTATCATTCAAGGTGCGATACACAAGCTGGATGAGGATCAAATTGAACAGTTAAGCCAATTGCTTGAAATCCAAAGCGAACATCCAGATTGTAGTTGTGTTAAAGTTGATGGCGAATTAATGGAGTATAATGTAAAGTTTCCAAaacttttgaatatattttga